In Rubrivirga marina, the following are encoded in one genomic region:
- a CDS encoding cytochrome c maturation protein CcmE has protein sequence MRPTTLLGIAFVGIFGFLVVTSFSDQVTGWETFEDAAENGRKAHVVGTWVRDAPSGYDPARNVFTFTMADTAGTVRSVVYANPRPANFEDAERVVVQGRMTAGAQGEVFEAEHILVKCPSKYNDMRDVEGGHPDDIPRGEREPVTTASAGS, from the coding sequence ATGCGCCCCACGACCCTCCTCGGTATCGCCTTCGTCGGCATCTTCGGGTTCCTCGTGGTCACCAGCTTCAGCGACCAGGTGACCGGCTGGGAGACGTTCGAGGACGCCGCCGAGAACGGCCGGAAGGCCCACGTCGTCGGGACGTGGGTCCGCGACGCGCCCTCGGGCTACGACCCGGCACGAAACGTGTTCACGTTCACCATGGCCGACACCGCCGGGACCGTCCGGTCGGTCGTCTACGCCAATCCGAGGCCGGCCAACTTCGAGGACGCCGAGCGCGTCGTGGTCCAGGGCCGGATGACGGCGGGTGCCCAGGGCGAAGTGTTCGAGGCCGAGCACATCCTGGTCAAGTGCCCCTCGAAGTACAACGACATGCGCGACGTCGAGGGCGGGCACCCGGACGACATCCCGCGCGGTGAGCGGGAGCCAGTCACGACGGCCTCGGCGGGCTCGTGA
- a CDS encoding MFS transporter, producing the protein MSTLTVTRTASGTAMAADALTTFNDLRLPPDLDAAGEKVIRVGAACVGIVGYTAHHLVIQDALDHFPEADLTSRRGIFETFRALHPILKDEYYLNPETDQEGDPYESTQVSLLIAAPTGIFGVYDMREVHEFTRFWAMGSGASFALGAMHARWPEVEAGRLDAGALAALGCEAGCRFDPASGTPVTVYEVEG; encoded by the coding sequence ATGTCCACCCTCACCGTCACGCGGACCGCCAGCGGCACGGCCATGGCCGCCGACGCGCTCACGACGTTCAACGACCTCCGCCTCCCACCCGACCTCGACGCGGCCGGGGAGAAGGTCATCCGCGTCGGCGCCGCGTGCGTGGGGATCGTCGGCTACACGGCGCACCACCTCGTGATCCAGGACGCCCTCGACCACTTCCCCGAGGCGGACCTGACCAGCCGGCGCGGCATCTTCGAGACGTTCCGCGCGCTCCACCCGATCCTGAAGGACGAGTACTACCTCAACCCGGAGACGGACCAGGAGGGCGACCCGTACGAGAGCACGCAGGTCTCGCTCCTCATCGCTGCGCCGACGGGCATCTTCGGCGTATACGACATGCGCGAGGTCCACGAGTTTACGCGGTTCTGGGCGATGGGGTCGGGCGCGTCGTTCGCGCTCGGCGCCATGCACGCGCGGTGGCCGGAGGTCGAGGCGGGGCGTCTCGACGCGGGCGCGCTGGCGGCGCTCGGCTGCGAGGCCGGCTGCCGGTTCGACCCGGCGTCGGGCACGCCGGTCACGGTCTACGAGGTGGAGGGGTAG
- a CDS encoding lysophospholipid acyltransferase family protein — translation MPPVASPALHLDPPSPSLGRRVWFVWTLLWASFFTVTMSPGVVIHSVFAPTAETLRAWMRPWARVILAVVGMRVRVEERAPLPDGPVVFVSNHVNSLDIPVAMVGFPRPFLYVARHEIREWPVVGWVLEKTACLFIDRSNARASVRDLRRVAERIQGGDSVLLFPEGGRSHAHALRPFMRGPFVLAIESGVPVVPVTMVGHAGLFSNRLKTARPGEARFVIGEPIPTVGLSRGDAADLQERVRAVLAGELTAHGDLRRVAGSDKRGD, via the coding sequence GTGCCCCCCGTCGCTTCGCCCGCCCTCCACCTCGATCCGCCGTCGCCGTCGCTCGGCCGACGGGTCTGGTTCGTCTGGACGCTCCTCTGGGCGTCGTTCTTCACGGTCACGATGAGTCCCGGCGTCGTGATCCACTCCGTGTTCGCCCCGACTGCGGAGACGCTCCGCGCCTGGATGCGCCCGTGGGCCCGCGTGATCCTCGCGGTCGTCGGGATGCGCGTCCGCGTCGAGGAGCGCGCGCCGCTGCCCGACGGGCCCGTGGTGTTCGTGTCGAACCACGTGAACTCGCTCGACATTCCGGTGGCCATGGTCGGCTTCCCCCGACCGTTCCTCTACGTCGCGCGGCACGAGATCCGCGAGTGGCCCGTCGTGGGGTGGGTGTTGGAGAAGACGGCGTGCCTGTTCATCGACCGCTCGAACGCGCGGGCGTCGGTCCGCGACCTCCGGCGCGTCGCCGAGCGGATCCAGGGCGGCGACTCCGTGCTGCTGTTCCCGGAAGGCGGTCGGAGCCACGCGCACGCGCTCCGGCCGTTCATGCGTGGGCCGTTCGTGCTGGCCATCGAGTCGGGCGTGCCGGTCGTGCCCGTGACGATGGTGGGGCACGCCGGGCTGTTCTCGAACCGGCTCAAGACGGCGCGGCCGGGCGAGGCGCGGTTCGTCATCGGCGAGCCGATCCCGACGGTCGGCCTCTCGCGTGGCGACGCCGCCGATCTCCAGGAGCGCGTCCGTGCCGTCCTCGCGGGCGAGCTGACGGCGCACGGGGACCTGAGGCGTGTCGCCGGATCGGACAAGAGGGGCGACTGA
- the carA gene encoding glutamine-hydrolyzing carbamoyl-phosphate synthase small subunit: MPTPLPAKLALEDGTVVEGQSVGAVGETAGELCFNTSMSGYQEILTDPSYSGQVMLMTYPHIGNYGAFEEATEAPRPHVAGLVVRQFSRDPSNSDMEETLAAYMERHGLVGISGVDTRKLVRHIREQGVMNCVISSEDLDDASLVAKAKAVPSMAGLELASRVTAGEPYDFAESGERRVAVLDYGVKRNILRSFAHLGCAVRVFPAGTSFDDVMAWEPDGIFFSNGPGDPRAMPEAVDLARQVIGSGTPTFGICLGHQLMALAEGLEVYKMKVGHRGANHPVLNLTTGHVEISTQNHGFAVQEAGLDGIAEVDHRNLNDQTVEGLKFLRFPGFSVQYHPEACPGPHDSRYLFDQFVALMDGRELAQPAVPEPSADPVEDA; encoded by the coding sequence ATGCCCACTCCGCTCCCCGCCAAGCTCGCGCTCGAAGACGGCACCGTCGTCGAAGGGCAGTCCGTCGGCGCCGTCGGCGAGACGGCCGGCGAGCTCTGCTTCAACACGTCGATGAGCGGGTACCAGGAGATCCTGACCGACCCGAGCTACTCCGGGCAGGTCATGCTGATGACGTACCCCCACATCGGCAACTACGGCGCCTTCGAGGAGGCGACCGAAGCGCCCCGCCCCCACGTCGCCGGCCTCGTGGTCCGCCAGTTCTCACGCGACCCGTCCAACAGCGACATGGAGGAGACGCTCGCGGCCTACATGGAGCGCCACGGGCTCGTCGGCATCTCCGGTGTCGACACGCGGAAGCTGGTCCGCCACATCCGCGAGCAGGGCGTGATGAACTGCGTGATCTCGTCGGAGGACCTCGACGACGCCTCGCTCGTCGCCAAGGCGAAGGCCGTCCCGAGCATGGCCGGCCTCGAGCTGGCCAGCCGCGTGACCGCCGGCGAGCCGTACGACTTCGCGGAGAGCGGCGAGCGCCGCGTCGCCGTCCTCGACTACGGCGTCAAGCGGAACATCCTCCGGTCGTTCGCCCACCTCGGCTGCGCCGTCCGCGTGTTCCCCGCCGGCACGTCGTTCGACGACGTGATGGCCTGGGAGCCCGACGGCATCTTCTTCTCGAACGGCCCCGGCGACCCCCGCGCGATGCCCGAGGCGGTCGACCTCGCCCGCCAGGTCATCGGGAGCGGCACGCCGACGTTCGGGATCTGCCTCGGCCACCAGCTCATGGCCCTCGCTGAGGGGCTCGAGGTCTACAAGATGAAGGTGGGGCACCGCGGCGCGAACCACCCGGTCCTCAACCTGACGACGGGCCACGTCGAGATCTCGACCCAGAACCACGGGTTCGCCGTTCAGGAAGCCGGCCTCGACGGGATCGCCGAGGTGGACCACCGGAACCTCAACGACCAGACGGTCGAGGGGCTCAAGTTCCTCCGGTTCCCCGGCTTCTCGGTCCAGTACCACCCGGAGGCCTGCCCCGGCCCGCACGACAGCCGCTACCTGTTCGACCAGTTCGTCGCGCTCATGGACGGCCGGGAGCTCGCGCAGCCCGCCGTCCCCGAGCCGTCTGCCGATCCCGTCGAGGACGCGTAG
- the rsmA gene encoding 16S rRNA (adenine(1518)-N(6)/adenine(1519)-N(6))-dimethyltransferase RsmA, with product MSVRPKKRLGQHFLTDPNTIRKIVDAVDAPPGAQVVEIGPGEGALTGDLLRRYPDLIALEVDEEAITHLRTAYPRLDVRAGDVLDTNWGALRAGTAEGGAGTGQNVDRDRQAAEASGADESKAALHVVGNLPYYITSPILFALLDAREHVARAVVMVQKEVADRIVAPHGSKTYGTLSVYFALYADARPLFDVSRHCFRPRPNVESAVVALDFASAEAPDVPFAALQRTVRAAFGQRRKMLRNSLGPLADGAGVEVPEWAATLRPEAVSPSDFVRLARHLGGPAARPPGP from the coding sequence GTGTCCGTCCGTCCGAAAAAGCGTCTCGGCCAGCACTTCCTGACCGACCCCAACACGATCCGAAAGATCGTGGACGCGGTCGACGCACCGCCTGGCGCGCAGGTGGTCGAGATCGGCCCCGGCGAGGGCGCGCTGACGGGCGACCTGCTTCGGCGCTACCCCGACCTGATCGCGCTAGAGGTCGACGAGGAGGCCATCACACATCTCCGCACCGCCTACCCCCGCCTCGACGTTCGCGCGGGCGACGTGCTCGACACGAACTGGGGGGCGCTGCGGGCGGGGACGGCGGAAGGGGGGGCGGGGACTGGGCAAAACGTTGACCGCGACCGGCAGGCCGCCGAGGCGAGTGGGGCCGACGAATCGAAGGCCGCCCTTCACGTCGTCGGCAACCTGCCGTACTACATCACGTCGCCGATCCTCTTCGCCCTCCTGGACGCGCGGGAGCACGTGGCGCGGGCGGTCGTGATGGTGCAGAAGGAGGTCGCCGACCGGATCGTGGCCCCGCACGGGTCGAAGACCTACGGCACGCTCTCGGTCTACTTCGCGCTCTACGCCGACGCCCGGCCGCTCTTCGACGTGTCGCGCCACTGCTTCCGCCCTCGGCCCAACGTCGAGAGCGCCGTCGTCGCGCTCGACTTCGCGTCTGCGGAGGCGCCGGACGTACCTTTCGCGGCCCTGCAGCGGACGGTCCGCGCGGCGTTCGGGCAGCGGCGGAAGATGCTCCGCAACAGCCTGGGCCCGCTCGCGGACGGGGCCGGCGTCGAGGTCCCGGAGTGGGCTGCGACGCTCCGGCCCGAGGCCGTCTCGCCGTCCGACTTCGTCCGCCTCGCCCGCCACCTCGGCGGCCCCGCCGCCCGTCCCCCCGGCCCGTGA
- a CDS encoding DUF1499 domain-containing protein, with protein MAAGYALGSRPEATEADAPVPPCPSTPNCARLRIPIAETPLAVTNAVHQAFSGIGDDNGLGVPSAFVPTESGALASFAVGPFQDDVVIAVEPASRGSVLWVRSSARVGGSDLGVNRRRARRIVEAVAAWLPPGNVDLGE; from the coding sequence ATGGCCGCCGGCTACGCGCTCGGCTCCCGACCCGAGGCCACCGAGGCGGACGCCCCCGTCCCCCCCTGCCCCAGCACGCCCAACTGCGCCCGGCTCCGGATCCCGATCGCCGAGACGCCGCTGGCCGTGACGAACGCGGTCCACCAAGCGTTCAGCGGGATCGGCGACGACAACGGCCTAGGGGTTCCGAGCGCCTTCGTACCGACCGAGTCCGGTGCCCTCGCCTCGTTCGCTGTTGGGCCGTTCCAGGACGACGTCGTGATCGCCGTCGAGCCCGCGTCCCGCGGCTCTGTCCTGTGGGTCCGCAGCTCGGCGCGCGTGGGCGGGTCCGACCTGGGGGTCAACCGCCGGCGGGCACGGCGGATCGTCGAGGCCGTCGCCGCGTGGCTCCCGCCGGGCAACGTCGACCTCGGCGAGTAG
- the mgtE gene encoding magnesium transporter has translation MSENAAPVVPPDSPTLVDDHLVEAVVDLVEAGHRGHVLNLVADLRPADLAALLQHLPADLARVVFRWLPEEVTSRALPELESAERVDLLDGLSTPELVALIDPLASDDQADVLADVDVTQAEDVLVQLEDAVDIEALLSYGEDTAGGLMATEVVAVPLTATVAEATEAVRSNADAVDPVFAVYAVDEENKLAGVIPLKRLLLSPADTPVHEVCEGDAVSVEPDLDQEEVARIMERYDLVALPVVSAGGRLLGRITIDDVMNVIREEAEEDLQRAVGITGEEELSSSIFAVSRGRLVWLLLGLCGAYVSGLVIVGFEEALTIAPVLALFIPIVMAMAGNAGIQSSAIAVQGLASGDLWRSDLARRIGKELGVALLNGVVLAVALAGIVVLSGFGDDTARLALTAAIALMIVIVLSTLVGATVPLALNRIGIDPALAMGPFITVSNDILGLTVFFLVATLLYL, from the coding sequence GTGAGCGAGAACGCCGCCCCCGTCGTCCCCCCCGACTCGCCGACGCTCGTCGATGACCACCTCGTCGAGGCCGTCGTCGATCTCGTCGAGGCCGGCCATCGCGGCCACGTCCTCAACCTCGTCGCCGACCTCCGGCCGGCCGACCTCGCGGCGCTCCTCCAGCACCTCCCGGCCGACCTCGCCCGCGTCGTGTTCCGCTGGCTCCCCGAGGAGGTCACGAGCCGCGCCCTCCCCGAGCTCGAGAGCGCCGAGCGCGTCGACCTCCTCGACGGCCTCTCGACGCCCGAGCTGGTCGCCCTCATCGACCCGCTCGCGTCGGACGACCAGGCGGACGTCCTCGCCGACGTCGACGTCACGCAGGCGGAGGACGTCCTGGTCCAGCTCGAAGACGCGGTCGACATCGAGGCGCTCCTCAGCTACGGCGAGGACACGGCCGGCGGGCTCATGGCGACCGAGGTCGTCGCCGTCCCGCTCACCGCGACCGTCGCGGAGGCGACCGAGGCCGTCCGGTCCAACGCCGACGCCGTCGACCCCGTCTTCGCCGTCTACGCCGTCGACGAGGAGAACAAGCTGGCCGGCGTGATCCCGCTCAAGCGGCTGCTCCTGTCGCCGGCCGACACGCCGGTCCACGAGGTCTGTGAGGGCGACGCCGTCTCTGTCGAGCCCGACCTCGACCAGGAGGAGGTCGCGCGCATCATGGAGCGGTACGACCTCGTCGCGCTCCCGGTCGTCTCGGCCGGCGGCCGGCTCCTCGGCCGGATCACGATCGACGACGTGATGAACGTGATCCGCGAGGAGGCCGAGGAAGACCTCCAGCGCGCGGTCGGCATCACGGGCGAGGAAGAGCTCTCGTCGAGCATCTTCGCCGTGTCGCGCGGCCGGCTCGTGTGGCTCCTCCTCGGGCTGTGTGGGGCGTACGTGTCGGGCCTCGTGATCGTCGGGTTCGAGGAGGCGCTGACGATCGCGCCCGTCCTCGCGCTGTTCATCCCCATCGTGATGGCGATGGCCGGCAACGCCGGCATTCAATCGTCGGCGATCGCGGTCCAGGGCCTCGCCTCGGGCGACCTGTGGCGGAGCGACCTCGCGCGACGGATCGGCAAGGAGCTCGGCGTGGCGCTTCTCAACGGCGTCGTCCTCGCCGTCGCCCTGGCCGGCATCGTCGTGCTGTCGGGCTTCGGAGACGACACAGCGCGGCTCGCGCTGACGGCCGCGATCGCTCTCATGATCGTCATCGTGTTGTCGACGCTCGTGGGCGCGACGGTCCCCCTCGCCCTCAACCGCATCGGGATCGACCCCGCGCTGGCTATGGGACCGTTCATCACCGTCTCGAACGACATCCTGGGCCTGACGGTCTTTTTCCTCGTCGCGACCCTGCTGTACCTGTAG
- a CDS encoding sugar phosphate isomerase/epimerase family protein: MTTAWTPDIATDDPARAVQLTLLWGLDGVALRGSEGGRVPEINEAPLRRRLEEAELAVVALDPGLFEGSAASRAVWLNDLARLDDVAAFARRFDCDLVRVGALAAPGFELEAAADALRQAGDRAAALGLRLAVRNLLGTDVATGADLAALLAAVDHGAVGADWRPADALASGEAPADGLSAVLDASLAFCVGVRDGGVTDGEWVDDEIGAGAVGWDAHLRALAEAGVDGPLILDGLPDPARTTGLASATTLIRSARAAQRAAKRG; this comes from the coding sequence ATGACGACCGCCTGGACGCCCGACATCGCCACGGACGACCCCGCCCGAGCGGTCCAGCTGACCCTCCTGTGGGGCCTCGACGGCGTCGCGCTCCGGGGCTCGGAGGGCGGTCGCGTGCCCGAGATCAACGAGGCGCCGCTTCGGCGTCGACTGGAGGAGGCTGAGCTGGCGGTCGTCGCACTCGACCCGGGGCTGTTCGAGGGCTCGGCGGCGTCGCGGGCCGTCTGGCTCAACGACCTCGCCCGCCTCGACGACGTCGCCGCCTTCGCCCGCCGGTTCGACTGCGACCTCGTCCGCGTCGGCGCGCTCGCGGCACCGGGGTTCGAGCTGGAGGCGGCCGCCGACGCGCTGCGCCAGGCAGGGGATAGGGCGGCGGCGCTCGGGCTCCGACTCGCCGTCCGCAACCTTCTCGGGACCGACGTAGCGACGGGCGCCGACCTCGCCGCGCTCCTCGCTGCGGTCGACCACGGGGCGGTGGGCGCGGACTGGCGGCCGGCGGACGCACTCGCCAGCGGCGAGGCGCCGGCCGACGGGCTCTCCGCGGTTCTCGACGCGTCGCTCGCATTCTGTGTGGGCGTCCGCGACGGCGGAGTAACCGACGGTGAGTGGGTCGACGACGAGATCGGCGCCGGTGCGGTCGGGTGGGACGCCCACCTCCGGGCGCTCGCCGAGGCGGGCGTGGACGGGCCGCTGATCCTCGACGGGTTGCCGGACCCAGCGCGGACGACCGGGCTCGCGTCCGCGACGACGCTGATTCGGTCGGCGCGGGCCGCGCAGCGAGCGGCGAAGCGGGGATAG
- a CDS encoding CcmD family protein, whose amino-acid sequence MQPADTTIAVLDPASAQAVTEQPPQGIERTMLAQDKLPVVLAVVLIVWLGVLLLLFRTDRRLARVERRLDEREADRS is encoded by the coding sequence ATGCAGCCCGCCGACACCACGATCGCCGTCCTCGACCCCGCCTCCGCCCAGGCGGTGACCGAGCAGCCGCCGCAGGGCATCGAGCGCACCATGCTCGCGCAGGACAAGCTCCCGGTCGTGCTGGCCGTCGTCCTCATCGTCTGGCTCGGCGTCCTCCTCCTCCTGTTCCGGACCGACCGCCGGCTCGCCCGCGTCGAGCGTCGTCTCGACGAGCGAGAGGCCGATCGGTCGTAG
- a CDS encoding YfhO family protein, translating to MRRAGPVTREASLWDRQPTWVQQAVCIGFLFLVAIGFFASTTFGGRTLVGGDTVQWAATAEAMLEYEAESGVRPEWAPNVFGGMPGTMILGGSRVPGADTVVSALRKAGLWPVAHFFVLLLGTYLLVFYLTRWPLAGVLAAVGYGLSTYLPIILTAGHNTKFIALSYAPWLLLAFAALIRRTPETGKMMSALLTLLFAIAAAVNLRAGHVQITYYIVIAAVIWWIAEGIAAARDGRAKTWAVSTGLLGLGSVVALAIVADPYLLQAEYKAFTIRSAGPGGGLAWEYAMAWSQGFGELLTLVIPNAYGGGGQTYWGAKPFTEGPHYVGPVVAFLAFVGAVGVARRSVIAFAVAGLLMVGFSLGENLPLLNRPAFEVLPLFDAFRVPETWLAAVVLLVALLAGWGAYYLARREATPEAEDRKQRVVLGAGAVLAILIGGMWLTGGGPLDFEKPDEGAQIAMMAAQQSGLSPADPQVRQMTAQYLDEVEGQREDLFSDDAGRSMLLLLVALGLAAALLWKKAPAWAVLAGLALLATFDLWGVGRRYFNEDDPSLRRTSRIEAQIQPTQADQYLVERVAEAGGPGRFRVLPNNWSQNAVPSYFYESVGGYHGAKLALIQEYFDRLLPDDSTGLNRNALSLLSARYTVLPGIVPGYEPVFQDEQTGLVVAVDSSALPRAFLVDSVAVVADDDALVARIRDEATDLSRVAFVSEPLPGDLSAEALTGAPPDSAGASVQLERFEPDEIVYRVQTDRPRLLVASEVYYPAGWTAQIGVQEAPIVRTDFLLRGIPVPAGEHIVTLRYRPETRQQGLLISWVATILAYLGAIGLGGLLWYRRGHRPA from the coding sequence GTGCGCCGCGCCGGTCCCGTCACACGCGAGGCGTCGCTGTGGGACAGGCAGCCGACGTGGGTCCAGCAGGCCGTTTGCATCGGCTTCCTGTTCCTGGTCGCCATCGGCTTCTTCGCGTCGACGACGTTCGGCGGGCGGACGCTCGTGGGCGGCGACACGGTCCAGTGGGCGGCGACGGCGGAGGCCATGCTCGAGTACGAGGCCGAGTCGGGCGTCCGGCCCGAGTGGGCCCCGAACGTGTTCGGCGGGATGCCCGGGACCATGATCCTCGGCGGCTCCCGCGTGCCCGGCGCCGACACCGTCGTGAGCGCCCTCCGGAAGGCCGGGCTCTGGCCCGTCGCGCACTTCTTCGTGCTTCTGCTGGGGACGTACCTCCTCGTCTTCTACCTGACGCGGTGGCCCCTCGCTGGCGTGCTGGCCGCGGTCGGCTACGGGCTCTCGACGTACCTGCCCATCATCCTCACGGCCGGGCACAACACCAAGTTCATCGCCCTCAGCTACGCCCCGTGGTTGCTGCTGGCGTTCGCCGCGCTGATCCGTCGGACACCCGAGACCGGCAAGATGATGAGCGCGCTCTTGACGCTCCTGTTCGCGATCGCGGCGGCGGTCAACCTTCGCGCGGGCCACGTCCAGATCACGTATTACATCGTCATCGCGGCCGTCATCTGGTGGATCGCGGAGGGCATCGCGGCGGCCCGCGACGGTCGCGCGAAGACGTGGGCCGTCTCGACCGGCCTCCTCGGCCTCGGCAGCGTCGTGGCCCTGGCCATTGTCGCCGATCCGTACCTCCTGCAGGCGGAGTACAAGGCGTTCACGATCCGATCGGCCGGGCCCGGAGGCGGGCTCGCGTGGGAGTACGCGATGGCCTGGAGCCAGGGCTTCGGCGAGCTTCTGACGCTCGTGATCCCGAACGCTTACGGCGGCGGCGGGCAGACCTACTGGGGCGCCAAGCCGTTCACCGAGGGCCCGCACTACGTCGGCCCGGTGGTCGCCTTTCTCGCGTTCGTAGGTGCCGTCGGCGTGGCGCGGCGGTCCGTGATCGCGTTCGCCGTCGCAGGGCTCCTCATGGTCGGGTTCTCGCTCGGAGAGAACCTCCCCCTCCTGAACCGGCCGGCGTTCGAGGTGCTCCCGCTCTTCGACGCCTTCCGCGTGCCGGAGACGTGGCTGGCGGCAGTGGTCCTCCTCGTGGCGCTCCTCGCGGGGTGGGGGGCGTACTATCTCGCTCGCCGGGAGGCGACGCCCGAGGCAGAGGACCGCAAGCAGCGCGTCGTCCTCGGCGCCGGCGCCGTCCTGGCGATCCTCATCGGGGGGATGTGGCTCACGGGCGGCGGCCCGCTCGACTTCGAGAAGCCCGACGAAGGCGCGCAGATCGCCATGATGGCCGCACAGCAGAGCGGCCTCTCGCCGGCCGACCCGCAGGTCCGCCAGATGACGGCGCAGTACCTCGACGAGGTCGAAGGCCAGCGCGAGGACCTGTTCTCGGACGACGCCGGCCGGTCGATGCTCCTGCTCCTGGTCGCCCTCGGCCTCGCGGCGGCGCTCCTGTGGAAGAAGGCGCCCGCGTGGGCCGTCCTTGCCGGCCTCGCCCTGCTCGCCACTTTCGACCTGTGGGGCGTGGGGCGGCGCTACTTCAACGAGGACGACCCGTCGCTCCGCCGGACGTCCCGCATCGAGGCCCAGATCCAGCCGACGCAGGCCGACCAGTACCTCGTCGAGCGCGTCGCCGAGGCGGGTGGGCCCGGCCGGTTCCGCGTGCTGCCGAACAACTGGTCGCAGAACGCCGTGCCGTCGTACTTCTACGAGTCGGTCGGCGGCTACCACGGCGCCAAGCTGGCCCTCATCCAGGAGTACTTCGACCGGCTCCTCCCGGACGACTCGACGGGCCTCAACCGGAACGCGCTGTCGCTCCTCTCGGCCCGGTATACGGTGCTCCCGGGCATCGTGCCCGGCTACGAGCCCGTGTTCCAGGACGAGCAGACCGGCCTCGTCGTCGCCGTCGACTCGTCGGCCCTTCCCCGGGCCTTCCTCGTCGACTCGGTCGCCGTGGTCGCGGACGACGACGCTCTCGTGGCCCGGATCCGGGACGAGGCCACCGATCTGTCGCGCGTGGCGTTCGTGTCCGAGCCGCTCCCGGGCGACCTCTCCGCTGAGGCCCTCACGGGCGCCCCCCCCGACTCGGCCGGCGCGAGCGTCCAACTCGAACGGTTCGAACCCGACGAGATCGTGTACCGTGTGCAGACCGACCGACCGCGACTCCTGGTGGCGAGCGAGGTCTACTATCCGGCCGGCTGGACCGCGCAGATCGGCGTCCAGGAGGCGCCGATCGTCCGGACCGACTTCCTGCTCCGCGGGATCCCCGTGCCGGCTGGCGAGCACATCGTGACGCTCCGCTATCGGCCCGAGACGCGCCAGCAGGGCCTCCTGATCTCGTGGGTCGCGACGATCCTGGCCTACCTCGGGGCGATCGGCCTCGGGGGATTGCTGTGGTACCGCCGCGGTCACCGGCCGGCCTAG
- a CDS encoding PaaI family thioesterase: MSVPDLDLQRLTDQMKGMGADGLRLPPPVLEMMQAEVRDYRPAGEDGVGSALVLRFPILETFQNPMGLMQGGMLAAAVDNVIGPLSYLAAPPSVTSQLTMTYLAPVTPDLSHIDVEARLVARAGRQLVFDATVRAPDGRELAVCRASQTIVRGKRAAG; the protein is encoded by the coding sequence ATGTCCGTCCCCGACCTCGACCTCCAGCGCCTGACCGATCAGATGAAGGGCATGGGGGCCGACGGCCTCCGCCTGCCTCCTCCCGTCCTGGAGATGATGCAGGCCGAGGTCCGCGACTACCGCCCGGCCGGCGAGGACGGCGTGGGCTCGGCGCTCGTGCTCCGCTTTCCGATCCTCGAGACGTTCCAGAACCCGATGGGCTTGATGCAGGGCGGCATGCTCGCCGCCGCCGTCGACAACGTCATCGGCCCGCTCAGCTACCTCGCGGCGCCGCCGAGCGTGACGTCGCAGCTCACGATGACCTACCTCGCGCCGGTCACGCCCGACCTCTCCCACATCGACGTCGAGGCGCGCCTGGTCGCCCGCGCCGGTCGCCAACTCGTGTTCGACGCGACGGTCCGCGCGCCCGACGGGCGGGAGTTGGCGGTGTGCCGCGCCAGCCAGACGATCGTCCGTGGGAAGAGAGCGGCGGGATAG
- the ccsA gene encoding cytochrome c biogenesis protein CcsA, giving the protein MDRDLALPRYGLVYRLFGAVVAVWLTVVLVLGILGPVSNLPILEHTARNLYFHVPMWFVLYAGAIAGAWHAGRYLATGRTLHDVRSEAAWVVSTVAGVTALVTGVVWARFTWYQGTGLWWSPEPRQNMVAVQLLISGAYFVLRGSLDRPRQRARLSAVYALFATATMPFLTYVLPRRMASLHPGAEGNPAFSEMDIAADMRWIFYAAAVGFLLLAWWLYTQRVRGKVAELRAEALDAPTIAPPVVVS; this is encoded by the coding sequence ATGGACCGCGACCTCGCCCTCCCCCGCTACGGACTCGTCTACCGCCTCTTCGGCGCGGTCGTCGCCGTCTGGCTGACGGTCGTCCTCGTGCTCGGCATCCTCGGGCCGGTCTCGAACCTCCCGATCCTGGAGCACACGGCGCGGAACCTGTATTTCCACGTGCCGATGTGGTTCGTGCTCTACGCCGGCGCGATCGCCGGGGCGTGGCACGCCGGGCGCTACCTCGCGACGGGCCGGACGCTCCACGACGTCCGCTCCGAGGCCGCGTGGGTGGTCTCGACGGTGGCCGGAGTGACCGCGCTCGTGACGGGCGTCGTGTGGGCCCGGTTCACGTGGTATCAGGGGACCGGTCTGTGGTGGAGCCCGGAGCCCCGCCAGAACATGGTGGCCGTCCAACTCCTCATCTCGGGCGCCTACTTCGTGCTCCGCGGATCGCTCGACCGGCCCCGCCAGCGGGCCCGGCTCTCCGCCGTCTACGCCCTGTTCGCGACGGCGACGATGCCGTTCCTGACCTACGTCCTGCCGCGCCGGATGGCGAGCCTCCACCCGGGCGCCGAGGGCAACCCGGCGTTCAGCGAGATGGACATCGCGGCCGACATGCGGTGGATCTTCTACGCTGCGGCCGTGGGCTTCCTCCTGCTCGCGTGGTGGCTCTACACGCAGCGCGTTCGGGGGAAGGTTGCGGAGCTCCGCGCCGAGGCGCTCGACGCGCCCACCATCGCCCCGCCCGTCGTCGTCTCCTGA